GAAAAGCCTTTTGATCCCGAGCTGTTGCTGGCACAAATTGCCAACCTGCTGGACAACCGTAGAAAGCTCAAGCAGCATTTTGCGCACTCCCCTATTGCCAAGCTGAATTCGATGGCCTATACGCATTCCGATGAATTTTTCCTGGAAAAACTGGATGCGACGATTCAAAATAACATCGATGATACCGACCTGGATGTGGACAAGCTCGCCCGTTTGATGAATCTCGGCCGCACCAGCCTGTTTCGCAAGATCAAATCACTTACCGATCTGACACCCAATGAGCTTGTAAACATTACCCGGCTTAAAAAAGCCGCCGAATTATTAGCCAGCGATGATCTCCTGATCTATGAGGTTTCGGTTATGGTCGGTTACCGTTCACAAACCAATTTTGGCCGGAATTTTTTTAAAACAGTTCGGCATGAGTCCCAAAGACTTTCAAAAGAGCAAACGAGGGGGGAAGGCTGAGAATAAATAGTTTGTTAATTTCACATAATCCCTCCCCGGCAACCTTTTTCACCTACTTCAATTTCGGGAAATATCTACAATTCAACGGGAAATATAGACATCCTTTCTGGCCATAACTCAAATTACTTTTGTGATACAG
The Niastella koreensis GR20-10 genome window above contains:
- a CDS encoding response regulator transcription factor encodes the protein MKRKILLVEDNPEMLEVITDELSEHYQVQAARDGIQAIKVLKNESVDLVITDIMMPFMDGFELCKTIKSDVEFSHVPVILLTAKNTLQSKIEGLGLGADAYIEKPFDPELLLAQIANLLDNRRKLKQHFAHSPIAKLNSMAYTHSDEFFLEKLDATIQNNIDDTDLDVDKLARLMNLGRTSLFRKIKSLTDLTPNELVNITRLKKAAELLASDDLLIYEVSVMVGYRSQTNFGRNFFKTVRHESQRLSKEQTRGEG